A single genomic interval of Scyliorhinus canicula chromosome 15, sScyCan1.1, whole genome shotgun sequence harbors:
- the tmem81 gene encoding transmembrane protein 81 produces the protein MLVPCTGIYLILASFHFLFHPAICQDVVNTLPPELENATINGLLLLSASPCSKSCGLGWRSEFYCKIDKEARVSDCKLTNTLCLVNQECGLIAKTTTVGATLTISCLDATIKSLGTSDFIFVWKIARGIVTTDKYLFKIFLLKNTKTPWMIIIKAIEEKHAGTYMCQVQNTKTMQVVKQVLIGVRVIPENLVQLNYFEVLSPEQKEEMQILQGNPVTKKKRKSFLEKVKALFSSANLATRVIASGLAIGGGLVLVFGAIFLCMSNK, from the exons ATGCTGGTCCCTTGTACCGGTATCTACCTGATCCTCGCCTCTTTTCATTTCCTGTTTCATCCGGCCATCTGCCAGGATGTTGTTAACACCCTGCCACCGGAACTGGAGAATGCTACAATTAATGGCCTCTTGTTGTTAAGTGCCAGCCCCTGCAGCAAATCCTGTGGACTGGGCTGGAGGTCCGAGTTTTACTGCAAGATTGACAAAGAGGCGCGTGTGAGTGACTGCAAGTTGACAAATACCTTGTGCCTGGTCAACCAAGAGTGTGGCCTGATTGCTAAAACCACCACTGTGGGTGCCACCCTTACCATTAGTTGCCTGGACGCAACCATCAAAAGTTTAGGAACTTCCGACTTCATCTTTGTGTGGAAGATCGCGAGAGGCATCGTGACAACGGATAAATATCTCTTCAAAATCTTCCTATTGAAGAATACAAAAACACCGTGGATGATTATCATAAAG GCCATCGAAGAGAAGCATGCTGGGACATACATGTGCCAAGTGCAGAACACAAAAACGATGCAAGTTGTCAAGCAAGTACTCATTGGTGTCCGAGTCATTCCTGAAAACTTGGTGCAACTGAATTATTTCGAAGTCCTGTCACCTGAGCAAAAGGAGGAGATGCAAATTCTTCAAGGAAATCCAGTGACGAAGAAGAAGAGGAAATCATTCTTGGAAAAAGTGAAGGCTCTATTTAGCAGTGCAAACCTGGCCACTCGAGTGATTGCCAGCGGTTTGGCAATCGGCGGAGGTTTGGTTTTAGTTTTTGGGGCCATATTTTTATGTATGTCAAATAAGTGA